The DNA window CACCCGGTCGCGCCGGACCAGCGCAGCGTCGCCGAGTGCATGCGCATCGCGCACCGCAACGCCGACGTCAAACCGTCCGATGTGGACTACATCTGCGCGCACGGCACCGGCACGCCGACCAACGACGCGGCCGAGGCCGCCGCGATCTTCGAGGTGTTCGGCCACCGGCCGCCGCCGACCAGCTCGATCAAGTCGATGATCGGCCACAGCATGGGCGCGGCGAGCGGGTTCGGCGCGATCGCCTGCACGCTCGCGATCACCGAGGGGTTCCTGCCCCCGACCGTCAACTGGTCCACGCCGGACCTCGCGTTCGCGGATCTCGACCCGGTGCCGAACCTCGCGCGGCGGGCACGGGTGCGGGTGGTGCAGAACAACGGGTTCGCCTTCGGCGGCAACAACGCGATCGTCCTGTTGGGAGCGGTGCGATGAGTGCGACGATCACCGGCTGGTCGCGGGGTTCGGTGGTGGCGGGACCGGATCGGGCCGCGCTGGCCAGCTGGACACCGGGCCCGGTCACGGCGCTGTCGGACCGCCCCCTGCCGTACCCGGACGCGCACGCCGTCGTGGACTTCGACGTGCGGGCGGAGCTGGGCCGCCGCGGCACGAGCTTCCTCGACCGCGCGACCTCGCTCGCCGTGGTCGCCTGCCGCGACGCGCTCGCCGACGCCGGGCTGGAACCGGACGACACCAACCGAGACCGGATCGGAGTCGCGCTCGGCACCACCGTCGGCAGCTTCAAGTCGACGAGCGAGTTCAGCCTGGAGAGCAAGATCAGCGAGAAGCCGTACCTGGTCAACCCCGTGCTGTTCCCGAACACCGTGATGAACTGCGCGGCGGGCCAGGCGGCGATCCGGTTCGGCCTGCGCGGGGTCAACGCGACCGTCGCGGGTGGACCGATCGGGTTCCTCATCGCGTTGCGCTACGCGACGAACGCGCTGGAGCGCGGGTACGCGGGCGCGATGCTGGTGGGCGCGGCCGAAGAGTTCAGCGAGCACCGGGCGTGGGCGCACGCACTGTCCACAACGGAACCCAAGCCGGTTTCGGTCGGGGAAGCGGCGGTGGTGTTCGTGGTGGAGGCTTCCCCCGCGGGCAGGTCCC is part of the Amycolatopsis sp. CA-230715 genome and encodes:
- a CDS encoding beta-ketoacyl synthase N-terminal-like domain-containing protein — protein: MSATITGWSRGSVVAGPDRAALASWTPGPVTALSDRPLPYPDAHAVVDFDVRAELGRRGTSFLDRATSLAVVACRDALADAGLEPDDTNRDRIGVALGTTVGSFKSTSEFSLESKISEKPYLVNPVLFPNTVMNCAAGQAAIRFGLRGVNATVAGGPIGFLIALRYATNALERGYAGAMLVGAAEEFSEHRAWAHALSTTEPKPVSVGEAAVVFVVEASPAGRSPQADVLAVCTGYGPAGGRERALRSCTRRALRAAGVGREEVVAVVTGEADEADESEYQPVTGVLGDRVPRLLPRVYFGDCGAATGGLGVGLLLAGHRGIEPSPAGAALVTGCDDDGAVAVAVIRVVRA